One window of Bacteroidota bacterium genomic DNA carries:
- a CDS encoding NADH-quinone oxidoreductase subunit N — translation MKTIEILSAVGVLALLAEIFRFKKFLLPLILIGLLGAIGAAVYDWNTNIHYYHNMLTFDNYALLFSIVLCGTVFLWLLSSQSFFSDEHLTDKSSLAIFSLIGAVLIVSYSNMVMLFIGVEILSIPLYVLAGSKKNNLASNEAALKYFLMGAFASGFLLFGIALLYGCFGTFDLHTIQTYLTPPVPSQARPSDSQWILLSGGILFMLIGISFKASAVPFHFWAPDVYEGSPTQVTAFMASIVKTAAFAAFLRLFLCFANLGNVWVNVVWVMAGATILLGNITAVYQSSVKRMLAYSSISHAGYLTLAILSMNNFSAGAVLYYSASYSVATIGAFTVLAIIENNFGAVTFDSFSGLAKKNPFLAFAMTIAMLSLAGIPPLAGFFGKYYLFSSALQSGYLWIVLIAVLGSLIGVYYYFRVIITMYSTAPSSISPEGGENLLPFGEVGWGTKIVLIITILLSLALGLFPDLVIRLI, via the coding sequence ATGAAAACGATAGAAATACTTTCAGCTGTTGGAGTGCTTGCCCTGCTTGCGGAGATATTCCGTTTTAAAAAGTTTTTACTTCCGCTCATTCTGATTGGTCTGCTTGGAGCGATTGGCGCTGCGGTGTATGACTGGAACACTAATATCCACTACTACCACAACATGCTCACGTTTGATAATTATGCGCTGCTTTTCTCCATCGTCCTCTGCGGAACAGTTTTCCTCTGGCTTCTTTCTTCTCAAAGTTTTTTTTCTGACGAACATCTTACCGATAAATCTTCTCTCGCAATTTTCTCTCTGATTGGCGCAGTCCTTATTGTTTCGTATTCCAACATGGTGATGCTGTTCATCGGAGTGGAAATACTTTCCATTCCGCTGTATGTTCTGGCAGGAAGCAAAAAAAATAATCTCGCTTCCAACGAAGCCGCGCTGAAATATTTTCTGATGGGCGCCTTCGCTTCAGGATTTTTGCTTTTCGGAATTGCACTGCTCTACGGCTGTTTCGGAACTTTTGATTTGCACACGATTCAAACTTATCTCACTCCTCCTGTTCCATCGCAGGCGAGACCGAGCGATTCGCAGTGGATTTTGCTTTCAGGCGGAATTCTTTTCATGCTCATCGGAATTTCTTTCAAAGCATCTGCCGTGCCGTTTCATTTCTGGGCGCCCGATGTATATGAAGGTTCGCCCACGCAGGTGACCGCGTTCATGGCAAGCATTGTGAAGACTGCCGCGTTTGCCGCCTTCCTTCGTTTGTTCCTCTGCTTCGCGAATCTCGGAAATGTGTGGGTGAATGTGGTGTGGGTGATGGCAGGCGCCACCATTCTTCTCGGAAACATCACTGCTGTTTATCAAAGCAGCGTGAAGCGCATGCTTGCCTACTCCAGCATTTCCCACGCGGGATATCTGACGCTTGCCATTCTCTCTATGAATAATTTTTCTGCGGGAGCGGTGCTGTATTATTCAGCCTCTTATTCGGTGGCAACGATTGGTGCATTTACTGTTTTAGCAATCATTGAAAATAATTTTGGAGCAGTTACTTTTGATTCGTTCAGCGGGCTGGCGAAGAAAAACCCTTTCCTCGCTTTTGCTATGACGATTGCCATGCTTTCACTTGCGGGAATTCCTCCTCTTGCCGGCTTCTTCGGAAAATATTATTTATTCTCCTCCGCATTGCAAAGCGGTTATCTCTGGATCGTCCTCATCGCTGTGCTCGGCTCGCTGATTGGAGTGTATTATTATTTCAGGGTTATTATTACGATGTATAGCACAGCCCCCTCTTCTATCTCCCCCGAAGGGGGAGAAAATCTCCTCCCATTCGGAGAGGTTGGGTGGGGTACTAAGATCGTTCTCATCATCACCATCCTCCTTTCACTCGCGCTGGGATTGTTTCCTGATTTGGTTATCAGGTTGATTTAA